A window of the Myxococcus fulvus genome harbors these coding sequences:
- the ruvX gene encoding Holliday junction resolvase RuvX encodes MRTLGLDFGTKTIGVAVSDGLGLTAQGVTTIRRTSLKADLAALGALAREHEADRFVLGLPLNMDGSEGPRAEASRKFADALTQALGLQVELWDERLSTVAATRTLLEADVSRARRKEVIDQVAAQFILQGWLDARRPRDTDYHPDDYDDEPGHSG; translated from the coding sequence ATGCGAACCCTGGGTTTGGACTTCGGAACCAAGACCATCGGCGTGGCCGTCTCGGATGGCCTGGGCCTCACCGCCCAGGGCGTCACCACCATTCGACGCACGTCACTCAAGGCGGACCTGGCCGCCCTCGGCGCCCTGGCGCGCGAGCACGAGGCGGACCGCTTCGTCCTCGGCCTGCCGCTCAACATGGACGGCTCGGAGGGCCCCCGCGCGGAGGCCTCGCGCAAGTTCGCGGACGCCCTGACGCAGGCGCTCGGCCTCCAGGTGGAGCTCTGGGACGAGCGGCTGTCCACCGTGGCCGCCACGCGCACGCTCCTGGAAGCGGACGTCAGCCGCGCCCGCCGCAAGGAGGTCATCGACCAGGTGGCCGCCCAGTTCATCCTCCAGGGCTGGCTGGACGCGCGCCGCCCCAGGGACACCGACTACCACCCGGACGACTACGACGACGAACCCGGCCACTCCGGGTGA
- a CDS encoding ArnT family glycosyltransferase — protein MATAPTSVSHPPSSVPSLAAVPSPAPEPSTRLHIGVLLAVALVPRLLVFFVNENLYGDAVVRTELAERWLRAPHLITAYGDGAYQFGPLHMYLVGIALSVFDREVAGRVVSLLFGVLSVVPLFALTRRLFDWRAGVVAALVFSAWGMHLQFSTTAGSEAVSLFFMLAAFAFYAEGVDENRFAPLFQAALMLNLACALRYDAWMYIPLLCLGLFFSSQDKVAAVTRAVGFGLACLPFPLLWMQGNELMHGDPFYPVKAVEDFHRDWVASSAGSGAAIGWRAQQLFFWPGVALFTLTPGVGLLGLWGMVKAWKARPDTRWLVAAAVVPAAYFTFRAVVLLNFVPLGRFTVTQLAVVPVFVAFGFWALMGSRSEGARKAVAGVSALLAVVLPVALGLYTFRDDGRLQTSLRPVSPTSTNPVPVMRVADFVKAEVAEKGGALALDTDPSYMDLQVAFFSGLPEERIARVRWDTFRKLLGETRPEVLVRFDQGALAKDPGVTLEGRTLTLDGVAYEELDGFTAPLHVYRRRP, from the coding sequence ATGGCGACCGCACCTACCTCCGTCTCCCACCCTCCGTCCTCCGTGCCGAGTCTCGCGGCGGTTCCATCCCCCGCGCCCGAGCCGAGCACGCGCCTTCACATCGGAGTGCTGTTGGCAGTGGCGCTGGTGCCCCGGCTGCTCGTCTTCTTCGTGAACGAGAACCTGTACGGCGACGCGGTGGTGCGCACGGAGCTGGCGGAGCGGTGGCTGCGCGCCCCGCACCTCATCACCGCGTACGGTGATGGCGCGTACCAGTTCGGCCCGCTGCACATGTACCTGGTGGGCATCGCGCTGTCGGTGTTCGACCGGGAGGTGGCCGGGCGCGTGGTGAGCCTGCTGTTCGGCGTGCTGTCGGTGGTGCCGTTGTTCGCGCTGACTCGGCGGTTGTTCGACTGGCGTGCGGGCGTGGTGGCCGCGCTGGTGTTCAGCGCGTGGGGCATGCACCTGCAGTTCTCCACCACCGCGGGCAGCGAGGCGGTGTCGCTGTTCTTCATGCTGGCCGCGTTCGCGTTCTACGCGGAAGGGGTGGACGAGAACCGCTTCGCGCCGCTGTTCCAGGCCGCGCTGATGCTCAACCTCGCGTGCGCGCTGCGCTACGACGCGTGGATGTACATCCCGCTGTTGTGCCTGGGGCTGTTCTTCAGCAGCCAGGACAAGGTGGCGGCGGTGACGCGCGCGGTGGGCTTCGGCCTCGCCTGCCTGCCGTTCCCCCTGTTGTGGATGCAGGGCAACGAGCTGATGCACGGCGACCCGTTCTACCCGGTGAAGGCGGTGGAGGACTTCCACCGGGACTGGGTGGCGTCCTCGGCGGGCTCGGGGGCGGCCATTGGCTGGCGCGCGCAGCAGCTGTTCTTCTGGCCGGGCGTGGCGCTCTTCACCCTGACGCCGGGCGTGGGGCTGCTCGGCCTGTGGGGCATGGTGAAGGCGTGGAAGGCGCGGCCGGACACGCGCTGGCTGGTGGCGGCGGCGGTGGTGCCCGCGGCGTACTTCACGTTCCGCGCGGTGGTGCTGCTCAACTTCGTGCCGCTGGGGCGCTTCACGGTGACGCAGCTGGCGGTGGTGCCGGTTTTCGTCGCGTTCGGCTTCTGGGCGCTGATGGGCTCCAGGAGCGAGGGCGCGCGCAAGGCGGTGGCGGGCGTGTCCGCGCTGCTCGCGGTGGTGCTGCCGGTGGCGCTGGGCCTGTACACGTTCCGCGACGACGGGCGCCTGCAGACGTCCCTGCGGCCGGTGAGCCCCACGTCGACCAACCCCGTGCCGGTGATGCGCGTGGCGGACTTCGTGAAGGCGGAGGTGGCCGAGAAGGGCGGGGCGCTCGCGCTGGATACGGACCCCAGCTACATGGACCTGCAGGTGGCCTTCTTCTCCGGGCTGCCCGAGGAGCGCATCGCGCGCGTGCGCTGGGACACCTTCCGCAAGCTCTTGGGGGAGACGCGGCCGGAGGTGCTGGTGCGCTTCGACCAGGGCGCGCTGGCGAAGGACCCCGGGGTGACGCTGGAGGGGCGCACGCTGACGTTGGACGGCGTCGCCTACGAGGAGCTGGACGGCTTCACCGCGCCGCTGCACGTCTACCGGCGCCGGCCTTAG
- a CDS encoding PrkA family serine protein kinase yields MRDAEKGSWVSKIAALQDAKTYAELNWEGNFEEYLEIVRKNPKVTRTAFQRIYDMILSHGKSEYIDNKKKLIRYHFFSDEKFGGRDAIFGLDVPLMKLVNVFKSAAQGYGTEKRVILLHGPVGSSKSTIARLLKKGTEDYSKTPEGAAYTFSWTTDKKLPDGTVVKEKMKCPMNEEPLNLVPREWRSKVYQELSPPDSGYTIPDGSELCPACRFVFKDLMTQYHGDFARVMDHVRVNRLVFSEKDRVGIGTFQPKDEKNQDSTELTGDINYRKIAEYGSDSDPRAFNFDGEFNIANRGIIEFVEVLKLDVAFLYDLLGASQEHKIKPKKFPQTDIDEVILGHTNEPEYKKLENNEFMEALRDRTVKIDVPYITKLAEEVKIYEKDFNSRAIKGKHIAPHTLEMAAMWAVLTRLEEPKKHNLSLLQKLKLYNGKTLPNFTEDNIKELRKESIREGLEGISPRYIQDKISNALVSDKGEGCINPFMVLNELEAGLKTHSLISNEDARKRMKELLTSVKQEYEDIVKNEVQRAISADEDAIGKLCGNYIDNIKAYTQKEKVKNKYTGLYEEPDERLMRAIEEKIDIPDSRKDDFRREIMNYIGALAVEGKTFNYRTNERLHKALELKLFEDQKDSIKLKNLVSSVVDKETQEKIDLVKDRMMKNYGYCEICSTDVLNFVASIFARGDAKE; encoded by the coding sequence ATGAGGGACGCTGAGAAGGGTTCGTGGGTCTCCAAAATCGCCGCGCTCCAGGACGCGAAGACCTACGCGGAGCTCAACTGGGAAGGCAACTTCGAGGAGTACCTCGAAATCGTCCGGAAGAACCCCAAGGTCACGCGCACGGCCTTCCAGAGGATCTACGACATGATCCTCAGTCACGGGAAGTCGGAGTACATCGACAACAAGAAGAAGCTCATCCGCTACCACTTCTTCAGCGACGAGAAGTTCGGCGGCCGGGACGCCATCTTCGGCCTGGACGTGCCGTTGATGAAGCTGGTGAACGTCTTCAAGTCCGCGGCCCAGGGCTACGGCACCGAGAAGCGCGTCATCCTGCTGCACGGCCCCGTGGGCTCGTCCAAGTCCACCATCGCGCGCCTGCTCAAGAAGGGCACCGAGGACTACTCGAAGACGCCCGAGGGCGCCGCGTACACCTTCTCCTGGACCACCGACAAGAAGCTGCCGGATGGCACCGTCGTGAAGGAGAAGATGAAGTGCCCCATGAACGAGGAGCCGCTCAACCTGGTTCCCCGCGAGTGGCGCTCCAAGGTCTACCAGGAGCTGTCCCCGCCCGACTCCGGCTACACCATCCCGGACGGCTCGGAGCTGTGCCCCGCCTGCCGCTTCGTCTTCAAGGACCTGATGACGCAGTACCACGGCGACTTCGCGCGGGTGATGGACCACGTGCGCGTCAACCGGCTCGTCTTCAGCGAGAAGGACCGCGTGGGCATCGGCACCTTCCAGCCCAAGGACGAGAAGAACCAGGACTCCACCGAGCTCACCGGTGACATCAACTACCGCAAAATCGCGGAGTACGGCTCGGACTCCGACCCGCGCGCGTTCAACTTCGACGGCGAGTTCAACATCGCCAACCGCGGCATCATCGAGTTCGTCGAGGTGCTCAAGCTGGACGTCGCCTTCCTCTACGACCTGCTCGGCGCGTCGCAGGAGCACAAGATCAAGCCGAAGAAGTTCCCGCAGACGGACATCGACGAGGTCATCCTCGGCCACACCAACGAGCCCGAGTACAAGAAGCTCGAGAACAACGAGTTCATGGAGGCCCTGCGGGACCGTACGGTGAAGATCGACGTGCCGTACATCACCAAGCTCGCCGAGGAGGTGAAGATCTACGAGAAGGACTTCAACTCCCGCGCCATCAAGGGCAAGCACATCGCGCCGCACACGCTGGAGATGGCGGCCATGTGGGCGGTGCTCACGCGCCTGGAGGAGCCCAAGAAGCACAACCTGTCGCTCCTGCAGAAGCTCAAGCTCTACAACGGCAAGACGCTCCCCAACTTCACCGAGGACAACATCAAGGAGCTGCGCAAGGAGAGCATCCGCGAGGGCCTGGAGGGCATCTCCCCGCGCTACATCCAGGATAAAATCTCCAACGCGCTGGTGAGCGACAAGGGCGAGGGCTGCATCAACCCCTTCATGGTCCTCAACGAGCTGGAGGCGGGCCTCAAGACGCACTCGCTCATCAGCAACGAGGACGCGCGCAAGCGGATGAAGGAGCTGCTCACCTCCGTGAAGCAGGAGTACGAGGACATCGTCAAGAACGAGGTCCAGCGCGCCATCAGCGCCGACGAGGACGCCATCGGCAAGCTGTGCGGCAACTACATCGACAACATCAAGGCCTACACCCAGAAGGAGAAGGTCAAGAACAAGTACACCGGCCTCTACGAGGAGCCGGACGAGCGGCTCATGCGGGCGATCGAAGAGAAGATCGACATCCCCGACAGCCGCAAGGACGACTTCCGGCGCGAAATCATGAACTACATCGGCGCGCTGGCGGTGGAGGGGAAGACCTTCAACTACCGGACCAATGAGCGGCTGCACAAGGCGCTCGAGCTGAAGCTGTTCGAGGACCAGAAGGACAGCATCAAGCTCAAGAACCTCGTCTCCTCCGTCGTGGACAAGGAGACCCAGGAGAAGATCGACCTGGTGAAGGACCGGATGATGAAGAACTACGGCTACTGCGAGATCTGCTCCACCGACGTGTTGAACTTCGTGGCGAGCATCTTCGCCCGCGGCGACGCGAAGGAGTAA
- a CDS encoding DUF444 family protein, translating to MTLKIHQDHSRFKQIVRGKIKANLRKYVQKGEMIGKKGKDAISIPIPFIDIPRFKYGHKEQGGVGQGDGEVGQQLGPGAVEPGDGHQAGQGEGDHALEVDVTLEELAQILGEELQLPNIERRQNEKIITQKIRYTGINTTGPESLRHFKRTFKQALRRQIAAGTYDAARPVIIPTREDRRYRSYKLQDLPETNAVIIYMMDVSGSMGDEQKEIVRIESFWLDTWLRHQYKGLEARYIIHDAVAREVDRDTFFHTRESGGTMISSAYKLCRDIILADYPKSAWNVYPFHFSDGDNWSADDTRQCIEMLRNDVLPNVNQFAYGQVESPYGSGQFIKDLREAVGDTPNVALSEIADKDAIYASIKDFLGKGR from the coding sequence GTGACCTTGAAGATCCACCAGGACCACTCCCGCTTCAAACAGATCGTCCGCGGGAAGATCAAAGCCAACCTGCGCAAGTACGTGCAGAAGGGCGAGATGATTGGGAAGAAGGGCAAGGATGCCATCAGCATCCCCATCCCCTTCATCGACATCCCCCGCTTCAAGTACGGCCACAAGGAGCAGGGCGGCGTCGGCCAGGGTGACGGCGAGGTGGGCCAGCAGCTCGGCCCCGGGGCAGTGGAGCCCGGGGACGGGCACCAGGCCGGCCAGGGCGAGGGAGACCACGCCCTGGAGGTGGATGTCACGCTCGAGGAGCTGGCGCAGATATTGGGCGAGGAGCTGCAACTGCCCAACATCGAGCGGCGCCAGAACGAGAAGATCATCACCCAGAAGATTCGCTACACCGGCATCAACACCACCGGCCCCGAATCCCTGCGCCACTTCAAGCGCACCTTCAAGCAGGCCCTGCGCAGACAGATTGCCGCCGGCACCTACGACGCCGCCAGGCCCGTCATCATCCCCACCCGCGAGGACCGCCGCTACCGCAGCTACAAGCTGCAGGACCTCCCGGAGACCAACGCCGTCATCATCTACATGATGGACGTGTCCGGCTCCATGGGTGACGAGCAGAAGGAGATCGTCCGCATCGAGAGCTTCTGGCTCGATACGTGGCTGCGCCACCAATACAAGGGCCTGGAGGCGCGCTACATCATCCACGACGCGGTGGCGCGCGAGGTGGACCGCGACACGTTCTTCCACACCCGCGAGTCCGGCGGGACGATGATCTCCAGCGCCTACAAGCTCTGCCGCGACATCATCCTGGCCGACTACCCGAAGAGCGCGTGGAACGTCTATCCGTTCCACTTCAGCGACGGCGACAACTGGAGCGCGGACGACACGCGCCAGTGCATCGAGATGCTGCGCAACGACGTGCTGCCCAACGTCAACCAGTTCGCCTACGGACAGGTGGAGTCCCCCTACGGCAGCGGTCAGTTCATCAAGGACCTTCGCGAGGCGGTGGGTGACACCCCCAACGTCGCGCTCAGCGAAATCGCGGACAAGGACGCCATCTACGCGTCCATCAAGGACTTCCTCGGCAAGGGACGCTGA
- a CDS encoding SpoVR family protein produces the protein MPKSLTPRLAALRDEIHGYAKEFGLDFFDTVFEMVSYDEMNMVAAYGGFPTRYPHWRWGMEYEQLSKGYEYGLSKIYELVINNDPCYAYLMESNPEVDQKLVMAHVYGHCDFFKNNFSFRHTNRRMIDEMANHATRVRRWVDKIGVEKVEDFIDRTLSLENLIDQHSPHIRRNPDPRRAEDELKSNERVEGFKVGREYMRGYINPSEFLDSQRKKVEDEKQRAKKFPERPQRDVLLFLLEEAPLEPWESDILAILREEAYYFAPQGQTKIMNEGWASYWHSTIMTRRALRDDEIIDYADHHSGTMGTRPGAINPYKLGIELWRDIEERWNKGRFGKEWDECDDLRARRNWDKKLGAGREKIFEVRKHYNDITFIDTFLTPEFAMEQKLFVYGFNDKRNSWEILDREFRKVKSKLLQGLTNFGQPIIEVVDGNHENRGELLLAHKHDGQDLKGDYARETLRNLQSLWRRPVNIVTRYDNKGVMLRFDGTNQTEKKVEL, from the coding sequence ATGCCCAAGAGCCTTACGCCCCGTCTCGCCGCGCTGAGGGATGAGATCCACGGCTACGCGAAGGAGTTCGGACTCGACTTCTTCGACACCGTCTTCGAGATGGTGTCCTACGACGAGATGAACATGGTCGCCGCCTACGGCGGCTTCCCCACCCGCTACCCGCACTGGCGCTGGGGCATGGAGTACGAGCAGCTCTCCAAGGGCTACGAGTACGGCCTGAGCAAGATCTACGAGCTCGTCATCAACAACGACCCCTGCTACGCGTACTTGATGGAGAGCAACCCGGAGGTGGACCAGAAGCTGGTCATGGCCCACGTCTACGGACACTGCGACTTCTTCAAGAACAACTTCTCCTTCCGCCACACCAACCGGCGGATGATCGACGAGATGGCCAACCACGCCACGCGGGTGCGCCGCTGGGTGGACAAGATTGGCGTGGAGAAGGTCGAGGACTTCATCGACCGGACGCTGAGCCTGGAGAACCTCATCGACCAGCACTCGCCCCACATCCGGCGCAACCCGGACCCCAGGCGCGCGGAAGACGAGCTCAAGTCCAACGAGCGCGTGGAGGGCTTCAAGGTCGGCCGCGAGTACATGCGCGGCTACATCAACCCGTCCGAGTTCCTCGACTCCCAGCGCAAGAAGGTGGAGGACGAGAAGCAGCGGGCCAAGAAGTTCCCCGAGCGCCCCCAACGCGACGTGCTGCTCTTCCTCCTGGAGGAAGCGCCGCTGGAGCCGTGGGAGTCGGACATCCTGGCCATCCTCCGCGAGGAGGCCTACTACTTCGCGCCCCAGGGCCAGACGAAGATCATGAACGAGGGGTGGGCCAGCTACTGGCACTCCACCATCATGACCCGCAGGGCGCTGCGCGACGACGAAATCATCGACTACGCCGACCACCACTCCGGCACCATGGGCACGCGCCCCGGCGCCATCAATCCCTACAAGCTGGGCATCGAGCTGTGGCGGGACATCGAGGAGCGCTGGAACAAGGGCCGCTTCGGCAAGGAGTGGGACGAGTGTGATGATTTGCGCGCCCGCCGCAACTGGGACAAGAAGCTGGGCGCCGGACGCGAGAAGATCTTCGAGGTCCGCAAGCACTACAACGACATCACCTTCATCGACACGTTCCTGACGCCCGAGTTCGCGATGGAGCAGAAGCTCTTCGTGTATGGCTTCAACGACAAGCGCAACTCGTGGGAGATCCTCGACCGCGAGTTCCGCAAGGTGAAGAGCAAGCTGTTGCAAGGGCTCACCAACTTCGGCCAGCCCATCATCGAGGTGGTGGACGGCAACCACGAGAACCGCGGGGAGCTCCTGCTCGCGCACAAGCACGACGGCCAGGACCTCAAGGGCGACTACGCCCGCGAGACGCTGCGCAACCTCCAGTCCCTGTGGCGCCGCCCCGTCAACATCGTCACCCGCTACGACAACAAGGGCGTGATGCTGCGCTTCGACGGGACGAACCAGACGGAGAAGAAGGTGGAGCTGTAA
- a CDS encoding serine/threonine-protein kinase yields MALVEERLDSGARGRVHRHAAECPACRELLVAVMRSQSCPGPLDAPLPPCGPAAARTWTPPGVLDEFHLVRLLGRGGMGAVYLAHDTSLDRLVALKLSVALEPDTSTLDSFAIEARAIARIKHPNVVTVFRAGQVEGRPYLVYEYVDGKSLAELALPLPWRYALDIALGLARGLRAAHQRGVLHRDVKPGNAILDADGSIKLLDFGLAAFVGTDRSKPWAVPGVVGTPRYMAPEVRLGAPATPQSDLYALGLLVYELCTGRVPHVRASGADRVAAALVPLVDLVPGVDLDFAEAVERCLEEDPSARFGRVDALCTALERLGARGQDAGFAPVRSAAIAETRP; encoded by the coding sequence GTGGCGCTCGTCGAGGAGCGGCTGGACAGCGGGGCCCGGGGCCGGGTCCATCGCCACGCCGCCGAGTGTCCCGCGTGTCGGGAGCTGCTGGTCGCCGTCATGCGCAGCCAGTCCTGTCCGGGCCCCCTGGACGCGCCGTTGCCGCCCTGTGGGCCCGCGGCGGCGCGGACGTGGACGCCGCCCGGGGTGCTGGACGAGTTCCACCTGGTGCGGCTGTTGGGGCGGGGCGGCATGGGCGCGGTGTACCTGGCGCATGACACGTCATTGGACAGGCTGGTGGCGCTCAAGCTGAGCGTCGCGCTGGAGCCGGACACCAGCACGTTGGACAGCTTCGCCATCGAGGCGCGCGCCATCGCCCGAATCAAGCACCCCAACGTCGTCACGGTGTTCCGGGCAGGGCAGGTCGAGGGGCGGCCGTATCTGGTGTACGAGTACGTGGACGGCAAGAGCCTGGCGGAGCTGGCGCTGCCCCTGCCGTGGCGGTACGCGCTGGACATCGCGCTGGGGCTCGCGCGGGGCCTGAGGGCGGCGCATCAGCGCGGGGTGCTCCACCGGGACGTGAAGCCGGGCAACGCCATCCTGGACGCGGATGGCAGCATCAAGCTGCTCGACTTCGGGCTCGCGGCCTTCGTGGGGACGGACCGCTCGAAGCCGTGGGCCGTGCCGGGCGTCGTCGGCACGCCGCGCTACATGGCGCCCGAGGTCCGCCTGGGGGCGCCGGCCACGCCGCAGAGTGATTTGTATGCCCTGGGGCTGCTCGTGTACGAGCTGTGCACGGGACGTGTCCCGCATGTGCGCGCCTCCGGTGCGGACCGGGTGGCGGCCGCGCTGGTGCCGCTGGTGGACCTGGTGCCGGGAGTCGACCTGGACTTCGCGGAGGCCGTCGAGCGCTGTCTGGAGGAGGACCCGTCCGCGCGCTTCGGCCGCGTGGATGCGCTGTGCACGGCGCTGGAGCGCCTGGGGGCGCGGGGGCAGGACGCGGGCTTCGCGCCCGTGAGGTCCGCCGCCATCGCGGAGACCCGCCCGTGA
- a CDS encoding sigma-70 family RNA polymerase sigma factor yields MAFAPLFLAHAGRLGTSATTEELESRLSHFWREGRARWPDIPLPAESLVRHLALHLPRLAPGDELTAALERFDAGDLYLACGCVEGLPAALAAFERHHMTAVPAALSHMRLPAAVVDEVRQQLRERLLVRTDAAPRIAEYSGRGSLANWVRVVALRTALSLLRKSHEPCPTSDDFLELLPAPHPDPELETIQRRFHDEFRKALEAAFAILPAEHRYLLRLHFVDRLSTPKLGTLFGVNQSTISRWLQSAQQAVHDETRRLLKERLDLSSQEFTSALRTVESQIHLSLTRILDETVHPK; encoded by the coding sequence TTGGCATTCGCACCGTTGTTCCTGGCGCATGCGGGCCGCCTGGGAACGTCCGCCACGACGGAGGAGCTGGAGTCGCGGCTGTCCCACTTCTGGCGCGAGGGGCGCGCGCGGTGGCCGGACATCCCCTTGCCCGCGGAGAGCCTCGTCCGGCATCTGGCCCTGCACTTGCCTCGCCTGGCCCCGGGTGACGAGCTGACGGCGGCGCTGGAGCGGTTCGACGCGGGGGACCTCTATCTGGCGTGTGGCTGCGTCGAGGGCCTGCCCGCCGCGCTCGCCGCCTTCGAGCGCCACCACATGACCGCCGTGCCCGCCGCGCTTTCACACATGCGGCTGCCAGCGGCGGTGGTGGACGAGGTGCGCCAGCAGCTCCGGGAGCGGCTCCTCGTGCGCACCGACGCGGCCCCGCGCATCGCCGAGTACTCGGGCCGGGGCTCCCTGGCCAACTGGGTGCGCGTGGTGGCCCTGCGCACCGCGTTGAGCCTGCTGCGCAAGTCCCACGAGCCGTGCCCCACGAGCGACGACTTCCTGGAGCTGCTCCCCGCCCCCCATCCCGACCCCGAGCTGGAGACCATCCAGCGCCGCTTCCATGACGAGTTCCGCAAGGCCCTGGAGGCGGCCTTCGCCATCCTCCCCGCCGAGCACCGCTACCTGCTGCGGCTGCACTTCGTGGATCGCCTCTCCACCCCGAAGCTCGGCACCCTCTTCGGCGTCAATCAATCCACCATCTCCCGCTGGCTCCAGAGCGCCCAGCAGGCCGTGCATGACGAGACGCGGCGTCTGCTCAAGGAACGCCTGGACCTCTCCTCCCAGGAGTTCACCAGCGCCCTGCGCACCGTGGAGAGCCAGATTCATCTCAGCCTGACACGCATTCTCGATGAAACAGTTCACCCCAAGTGA
- a CDS encoding S8 family serine peptidase: MLSLLCGLALGWSACEAPRAGSTGDVDAKHLARLDLAAPEARIPDEYIVVFGEAVTGRAMAATEDEVARAGGDNALLHRYSVIPGFAARLDATQLERLRRNPAVAAIEQNQSVSLSAVYPTDTVGIDRVDQRQGRNGLYDDRDATGVGTHVYVLDTGINTQHSEFSGRIDTSEGFIPDGRGYEDCNGHGTHVASLIGGTTYGMARQTTLHAVRVLTCAGRSSWATVIMGLEFVRSDCAAQAARCVANLSLTGPLSPTTNATVAQLVNAGIPVVVAAGNDNLDACTQSPASEPKALTVAAVDGNDQRWSDSNWGACVDLFAPGVDILGAWTGDAVAAQFETGTSMASPHVAGALAQYLGEHPNVTPAQLDAKLKGSATLSCVADRKGSPDLMLFSDLDQGNAHCVATTDSCQGLCGQAAVSCFCDPTCLDFNDCCPDFEEVCL, from the coding sequence GTGCTGTCCTTGCTCTGCGGGCTCGCGCTGGGATGGAGCGCGTGCGAGGCGCCGCGCGCGGGCTCCACCGGGGACGTGGACGCGAAGCACCTGGCGCGACTGGACCTGGCGGCCCCCGAGGCGCGCATCCCCGACGAGTACATCGTCGTCTTCGGCGAGGCCGTCACGGGCCGGGCCATGGCGGCGACGGAGGACGAAGTGGCTCGCGCGGGTGGCGACAACGCGCTGCTGCATCGCTACTCCGTCATCCCGGGCTTCGCCGCGCGCCTGGACGCCACTCAACTCGAACGGCTGCGCCGCAACCCCGCCGTGGCCGCCATCGAGCAGAACCAATCCGTGTCGCTCTCCGCCGTCTACCCCACCGACACGGTGGGCATCGACCGCGTGGACCAGCGCCAGGGACGCAACGGCCTGTACGACGACCGCGACGCCACCGGCGTGGGGACGCATGTGTATGTCCTCGACACCGGCATCAACACGCAGCACTCGGAGTTCTCCGGCCGGATTGACACCTCGGAGGGTTTCATCCCCGACGGGCGGGGCTACGAGGACTGCAACGGACATGGCACCCACGTGGCGAGCCTCATCGGGGGCACCACGTACGGCATGGCCCGGCAGACGACCCTCCACGCCGTGCGGGTGCTGACCTGCGCCGGGAGGAGCAGCTGGGCCACCGTCATCATGGGCCTGGAGTTCGTCCGGAGTGACTGCGCCGCCCAGGCCGCGCGGTGTGTCGCCAACCTGAGCCTCACCGGCCCGCTCTCCCCCACGACCAACGCGACGGTGGCGCAACTGGTGAACGCGGGCATCCCCGTCGTGGTCGCCGCGGGCAACGACAACCTGGATGCATGCACGCAGTCTCCCGCGAGCGAGCCCAAGGCCCTCACCGTGGCGGCCGTCGACGGGAACGACCAACGCTGGAGCGACTCCAACTGGGGGGCCTGCGTGGACCTCTTCGCGCCAGGCGTGGACATCCTCGGGGCCTGGACGGGAGACGCCGTGGCGGCCCAGTTCGAGACGGGGACCTCCATGGCCAGCCCCCACGTCGCGGGCGCCCTGGCGCAGTACCTGGGCGAGCACCCGAACGTCACGCCCGCGCAGCTCGACGCGAAGCTCAAGGGCTCGGCGACGCTCTCCTGCGTGGCGGACCGCAAGGGCAGCCCCGACCTGATGCTCTTCAGTGACCTGGACCAGGGCAACGCCCACTGCGTGGCGACGACCGACAGCTGTCAGGGATTGTGCGGGCAGGCGGCGGTGAGCTGCTTCTGCGACCCCACCTGCCTCGACTTCAACGACTGCTGTCCCGACTTCGAGGAAGTGTGCCTGTGA